The proteins below come from a single Melospiza melodia melodia isolate bMelMel2 chromosome 12, bMelMel2.pri, whole genome shotgun sequence genomic window:
- the CEP19 gene encoding centrosomal protein of 19 kDa, giving the protein MATARSGWTAPGEEREREEVEMEPEEEEEEGEEEEMCFYAPRGRAAGDYDGARMTFTAQKCGICFQPPSIILIYRDNVQEKTRQRIMPIRNFSRFSDCVSAAEQLKNNPRHKPYLEGVSLHQLEKLHRLLRDHLEGQSLSDSLGRYHHEYTIDPEEDMNKLDDKELAQRKSIMDELFEKNRKRRDDPDFVYNVEVDFPQHEHLESCAWDTESEEEM; this is encoded by the exons ATGGCAACCGCCCGGAGCGGCTGGACCGCCCCGggggaggagcgggagcgggaggaggtggagatggagccggaggaagaggaggaggaaggagaagaggaagaaatgtGTTTCTACGCCCCGCGAG ggagagctgctggggactATGATGGAGCCAGGATGACTTTCACTGCACAGAAATGTGGGATCTGCTTCCAGCCCCCCTCCATCATCCTCATCTACAGAGACAACGTCCAGGAGAAGACTCGCCAGCGCATCATGCCCATCAGGAATTTCTCCAGGTTCTCAG ACTGCGTCAGCGCTGCTGAGCAGCTGAAGAACAACCCCCGGCACAAGCCCTACCTGGAAGGGGTCTCCCTGCACCAGCTGGAGAAGCTGCACAGGCTGCTGAGAGATCATCTGGAAGGACAGAGCCTGTCTGACAGCTTAGGAAGGTATCACCATGAATACACCATTGACCCAGAGGAGGACATGAACAAACTGGATGACAAGGAACTGGCCCAAAGGAAGAGCATCATGGACGAGCTCTTCGAAAAGAACAGGAAGAGGAGGGATGACCCTGACTTTGTTTACAACGTTGAGGTGGATTTCCCACAGCATGAGCACCTGGAGTCCTGTGCTTGGGACACGGAGTCAGAAGAAGAAATGTGA
- the PIGX gene encoding phosphatidylinositol-glycan biosynthesis class X protein: MAGGRRGPVRVGAGLGALLCALHVQAACRVTSVTQELLKEGFHRDLLVKVELGEDAGGCAVAAQVHLPSGIYVDPYELATLQQHNLTKAVLSPAAIDVEAPEYVAQAAVLLLFLEPESRCSRCFRGTVPVHARYHRPARGTHQAWVPLQSPQVLLCCCHGQLSAECWEPAEVDTPCSSDTNSSCRWHTTKHRPVCEELMLRVPVGHREHSSLVCALTLLTTGLCSGLILAAACKYGHFSQ; encoded by the exons atggcgggcgggcggcgcgggccgGTGCGGgtcggggccgggctgggcgcgTTGCTCTGCGCCCTCC ATGTGCAGGCAGCCTGTCGGGTCACCAGTGTCacacaggagctgctgaaggagggGTTTCACAG GGACCTGCTGGTGAAGGTGGAGCTGGGGGAGGATGCAGGAGGATGTGCAGTGGCAGCTCAGGTGCATCTGCCATCTGGAATCTACGTGGATCCCTACGAGCTGGCAACGCTGCAGCAGCACAACCTGACCAAG GCAGTGCTGTCCCCTGCTGCCATTGATGTGGAGGCTCCTGAGTACGTGGctcaggctgctgtgctgctgctgttcctggagcCGGAGTCGCGCTGCTCCCGCTGCTTCCGCGGCACCGTGCCCGTGCACGCCCGCTACCACCGCCCAGCCCGGGGCACACACCAGGCCTGGgtgcctctgcagagccctcaggtgctgctctgctgctgccatg GTCAGCTGTCTGCAGAGTGCTGGGAACCTGCTGAAGTGGACACTCCCTGCTCATCTGACACCAACAGTTCCTGTCGATGGCACACCACAAAACACAGACCT GTATGTGAGGAATTGATGCTGAGGGttcctgtggggcacagggagcacagTTCCCTGGTGTGTGCCCTGACCCTGCTcaccacagggctctgctctggcctgatcctggctgctgcctgcaagtATGGACACTTCTCACAGTGA